Proteins encoded by one window of Paenibacillus sp. DCT19:
- a CDS encoding carboxylesterase/lipase family protein, translating into MKKIKRSIAVATVLGLCLSAMPAYAAGASTPASNAAIDKLISSQLIKGNGQGVNAAYLNKKATRIQAAVLYLRLTGLEKEALAYTGTDTYEDAASAGKFLQPVVGYLKQHPYLGIADGANAFKPNATLTSEDYATLLLKALGYEAGTDYKQGEAVNFAASKGIKALQGGKGTLSNRQVAEATAQALQVQLKNGSGTLEQSWLKHKQDQGFTPQTLQQTKYGSIDGKSYEQYGTLGWLGVPYAAPPVGELRWKAPVEPKAWTGTREAKEFAANSLQLSGQNTVGSEDSLYLNIWRPDTTSSKLPVMVFLHGGGNMTGSGKDFQGEQLARNTNSIIISVNYRLGALGFFKNEALETGNALDDSGNYGLLDALRALEWVQDNIEGFGGDTDNVTLAGQSAGARDVLATLISPLGKGLFQKVVAFSGGLTTSAPEAGEQKSESALEKLLVEEGKATTPEEAKAWIAKQSKEQLATYLRELPADKLVKVFGGTAIRMEPFPHLFRDGTVIPKEGFSALEQGNYTKVPVLLGSLDTEFAAFAFGDPNFSPSINDGTLFTDKTKAEQYAAAIQYGSEAYAGFNAERVAERLTSVAGQPSVYAYRFAWGTQPGVISERLQTLLGAPHGADMDFYTGHAAGIAAYFPEGYFGEANKPGRDQLSTAMAAYLKQFLYTGHPGDGGSANLEDWTPWTKNAATPIMRLDASNTKAEIGMSSQYYQGKEAVMAKMKKELPEETYKLLTEKVFAGRFFWE; encoded by the coding sequence ATGAAAAAAATCAAACGATCCATCGCGGTAGCAACCGTTCTAGGCTTATGTTTATCAGCAATGCCTGCCTATGCTGCCGGAGCTTCAACTCCAGCTTCCAATGCAGCGATCGACAAGCTGATCTCATCCCAATTAATTAAGGGGAATGGTCAAGGGGTTAACGCAGCGTACCTGAACAAAAAAGCAACACGTATTCAGGCTGCTGTTCTGTACTTGCGTTTGACTGGATTGGAAAAAGAGGCTCTTGCCTATACTGGCACAGATACGTATGAAGATGCGGCATCAGCTGGGAAATTCCTACAGCCTGTGGTTGGGTATCTAAAGCAGCACCCTTATCTGGGTATTGCTGACGGTGCGAACGCGTTTAAACCCAATGCAACACTTACGTCTGAAGACTATGCAACACTGTTGTTAAAGGCGCTTGGTTATGAGGCTGGCACAGATTATAAACAAGGTGAGGCAGTAAACTTCGCGGCATCAAAAGGAATCAAAGCACTCCAAGGTGGCAAGGGGACTCTCTCGAATCGCCAAGTGGCCGAGGCAACAGCTCAGGCTTTGCAAGTGCAACTCAAGAACGGAAGTGGCACCCTTGAACAAAGCTGGCTGAAGCATAAGCAGGATCAAGGATTTACGCCACAAACGCTTCAGCAGACAAAATATGGCTCCATTGATGGTAAGAGTTATGAGCAGTACGGAACACTTGGCTGGCTGGGTGTACCTTATGCAGCACCACCTGTAGGAGAGCTGCGCTGGAAAGCGCCAGTTGAACCAAAAGCATGGACGGGAACGCGTGAGGCGAAGGAATTTGCTGCCAACAGCTTGCAACTGTCTGGGCAAAATACGGTAGGCAGTGAAGATTCACTCTATTTGAATATTTGGAGACCCGATACAACAAGTTCTAAACTTCCGGTAATGGTATTCCTGCACGGCGGCGGGAACATGACTGGATCAGGCAAGGACTTCCAAGGTGAACAACTTGCACGGAATACAAACAGCATTATTATCTCGGTAAACTATCGTTTAGGTGCGCTTGGATTCTTCAAGAATGAAGCGTTGGAGACAGGTAATGCACTGGATGATTCCGGTAACTATGGATTGCTCGATGCGCTTCGAGCATTGGAGTGGGTACAGGATAATATCGAAGGCTTCGGTGGTGACACGGATAACGTAACGCTGGCGGGTCAGTCTGCAGGAGCGCGGGATGTGCTGGCTACGCTTATCTCACCACTTGGAAAAGGGCTATTCCAGAAAGTCGTTGCATTCAGTGGTGGATTAACGACTTCAGCACCAGAAGCAGGAGAGCAAAAGTCGGAAAGTGCCCTGGAGAAATTGCTGGTAGAGGAAGGCAAAGCAACTACCCCCGAGGAAGCTAAAGCATGGATTGCGAAGCAGTCTAAGGAACAGTTAGCTACGTATCTACGTGAACTGCCTGCAGACAAGCTGGTTAAGGTGTTTGGTGGTACGGCAATTCGGATGGAGCCATTCCCACATTTGTTCCGTGATGGCACAGTCATTCCAAAAGAGGGCTTCTCTGCTCTGGAGCAAGGGAACTACACTAAGGTTCCAGTATTACTGGGTAGTCTGGATACCGAATTCGCGGCATTTGCCTTCGGTGATCCGAACTTCTCCCCATCGATTAACGATGGAACATTGTTCACAGATAAAACGAAAGCGGAACAATACGCTGCCGCTATTCAATACGGTAGTGAAGCATATGCCGGCTTTAACGCAGAGCGGGTAGCTGAGCGACTGACAAGTGTTGCAGGACAGCCTTCCGTTTATGCATATCGGTTTGCGTGGGGTACGCAGCCTGGTGTAATCTCGGAACGTTTGCAGACGCTGCTTGGTGCTCCTCACGGCGCAGATATGGACTTCTACACAGGGCATGCAGCTGGTATAGCTGCTTACTTCCCAGAAGGGTACTTTGGTGAGGCGAACAAACCAGGTCGTGACCAGCTGTCTACAGCTATGGCGGCATATCTGAAACAGTTCTTGTATACAGGGCACCCTGGGGATGGCGGATCTGCCAACCTCGAAGACTGGACACCTTGGACGAAGAATGCAGCGACACCAATCATGCGTTTAGATGCAAGCAACACAAAGGCAGAGATTGGCATGTCTTCACAGTACTATCAAGGCAAAGAAGCAGTCATGGCGAAAATGAAAAAAGAATTGCCTGAAGAGACGTACAAGCTACTGACGGAAAAAGTATTCGCAGGCCGTTTCTTCTG